From the Ciona intestinalis chromosome 2, KH, whole genome shotgun sequence genome, one window contains:
- the LOC100181988 gene encoding serologically defined colon cancer antigen 8 homolog yields the protein MASKTQLNDNQQHSSQHSNEELFQLIAHQTQYIDQLEKENEIIVTELENFKEQLVQVVNENQSIHDAMQAKVVEETLQQSTTMRNDPNLFKDDHTAKNLNISTSNAKQVETQLRENMNEKWKAELKTVEGMYAAKIAVLEARLAQHIRINTNKNITLMKNQLESQEAQETEEPDTSPMQNFNAPVMEKLTRENDQLLKTVKDLRKAVTESQKQEAALRKDLQKSIGALEDIQLEKTQIMVKREQLQDDLDVMKRKLEKEITCGRQSITEAVAKQRDRSKDEIEKLQAQIGEAENACSQFEVLVETMRKEKLELELKLEESRGQIMRMDKELATMRAEVEVEIKSALKGHNATDSQLRNNQARLQNDMFKVSEERSELEQKVVDLNRRLRDAESHSLNLQELNLSLTQQLNEITSKHRSSESYSRQLEEKYIKHLQELTEDHQDKTEQLTTTLEGTQLEYEQRLSDLEAISSKQAKLLLKLREECKNLEDGLQNMSEKYRTDMGRVSQENEQMFAKVQRLSTANKELSAQCVKHGLTHRAMRQRLDELNVRAHRSTGQVLNLLDQQLTNSTNNYINT from the coding sequence ATGGCTTCCAAAACACAATTGAATGACAATCAACAACATTCATCACAGCATAGCAACGAAGAGCTGTTTCAACTAATAGCTCACCAAACTCAATATATTGATCAACTTGAAAAAGAAAACGAAATAATTGTTACTGAGTTAGAAAATTTCAAAGAACAATTGGTCCAGGTTGTGAATGAGAATCAGTCAATACATGATGCAATGCAAGCAAAGGTTGTAGAAGAGACTCTTCAGCAGTCAACAACAATGCGAAATGACCCAAACCTATTTAAAGATGATCATACTgctaaaaatctaaatatttcaACGTCAAATGCAAAACAAGTTGAAACTCAGTTGCGagaaaatatgaatgaaaaaTGGAAAGCTGAGTTAAAGACTGTTGAAGGTATGTATGCAGCGAAAATAGCTGTTCTGGAAGCCAGACTAGCTCAGCATATAAgaattaatacaaacaaaaacattacattGATGAAAAATCAACTGGAAAGCCAAGAGGCACAAGAAACTGAAGAACCAGATACATCTCCTATGCAGAACTTTAATGCACCTGTAATGGAAAAGCTGACCAGAGAAAATGATCAACTATTGAAAACGGTAAAAGACTTAAGGAAAGCTGTTACAGAATCACAAAAACAGGAAGCTGCACTAAGAAAAGATCTCCAGAAGAGTATTGGAGCACTGGAAGACATTCAGCTGGAAAAGACACAAATAATGGTGAAAAGAGAGCAACTACAAGATGACTTGGATGTCATGAAAAGAAAACTGGAAAAAGAGATAACATGTGGGCGACAATCTATAACAGAAGCTGTGGCAAAGCAACGGGATAGGAGTAAAGATGAAATAGAAAAACTCCAAGCACAGATTGGTGAAGCTGAAAATGCATGTTCACAGTTCGAAGTTTTGGTAGAAACCATGCGTAAAGAAAAATTGGAATTAGAGTTGAAGTTGGAGGAATCAAGGGGTCAAATTATGAGAATGGACAAAGAATTGGCAACGATGCGAGCCGAAGTAGAAGTGGAAATAAAATCTGCACTTAAGGGTCACAATGCTACTGATAGCCAATTAAGGAATAACCAAGCAAGGCTGCAGAATGATATGTTTAAAGTTAGTGAAGAACGATCAGAATTGGAACAAAAGGTTGTTGATTTGAACCGTCGACTTCGAGATGCAGAAAGTCATTCTTTAAACTTGCAGGAGTTGAATTTAAGTCTTACTCAACAACTAAATGAAATCACTTCGAAACATAGGTCCTCTGAATCTTATTCCAGACAGCTTGaagaaaaatacataaaacacttgCAGGAACTTACAGAAGATCATCAAGATAAGACAGAGCAGTTGACTACTACACTGGAGGGAACACAGTTGGAATATGAGCAGAGATTGAGTGATTTAGAAGCTATCAGCTCCAAGCAAGCAAAGTTGCTTCTAAAGCTAAGAGAAGAATGTAAAAACTTGGAAGATGGTTTACAAAATATGTCAGAAAAATACCGAACAGACATGGGAAGAGTGTCTCAAGAGAATGAGCAAATGTTTGCTAAAGTGCAGAGACTTTCCACAGCAAATAAAGAGTTGTCGGCACAATGTGTCAAGCATGGGTTAACGCACAGAGCCATGCGACAAAGATTAGATGAACTTAATGTTCGAGCTCATCGATCGACTGGACAAGTTCTTAATCTGCTGGACCAACAGTTAACCAACTCAACCAATAATTACATTAATACTTAA